Part of the Babylonia areolata isolate BAREFJ2019XMU chromosome 4, ASM4173473v1, whole genome shotgun sequence genome, TTTCCAGCTGGAGGCGGCGTTCCCAGAGTGTGCCCCATCCTCCGTGTCTTACGACTGCGGCACTTTCAGTCATCAGGAACTGCAGGAGCTCTTTTCTCAGGACGAGGATGGTGACTCGTAAGTGTtcagttgttggattttttttttttttttttttttgggggggggggggatgtgtgtgtgtgtgcttagcagaacctcacccacccacccttgctCTGCAGCCAAACTGGTGCATGCATTAATGAAGTTGCATATTGCATTTTGGGGGTTACGTTCATAATGTGTGCATTGACGAGTGCATACGATTTCTGGGCAAatagttttttatttatttaatgcgggttgttgttttttttaatggagctACGCTTCAAACTGGTGCAAAGGGTCGCAAACTGCGCAGAGAGGGTTATTCCTAGGTCTGGTGGAATTTACGTGTGCGCAAATCGAGCCAAGTGGGAAAGTACGCTGACGTCACAGAAGGGGATTCCCCTGCTGGGTCACTGAGCCAGCGCGTGATCGCTGCGTGGCGCGAGCTGAGTGACTGGGCCTGCTTGCTtgtggctggagggggggggcaggtaatAGCGCGTTAAGGATCTCCGTGTACTATGTTCTCGAGCTTTTCCTGTTATAGCGGAGATCCGCCCATGATCTTCaagccccacccactcccctacaGTTTCATTCGGGAGGTTGAATAATCCACTTGGGTtggattatttaaaaaaaaaaaaaaaaaaaaattatactttGGAAATTTGGATTTTACGGTGTTTCCATCCAAAGAATTTTCGCGATGATCGCGTGACGAAACTTTCTGACAAACTTTGCAACGAATGCCCAACTTATTTTGCGAGTTGTTGAAAATGGGCATACGTGGCATAGGCGAGACGAGTGATTAGTTTTATGATTGTGACTAATAATGACTAGCACAATTTGGGTGTGAAAATTTATTCTTGGGATTGTGACTAATTATTGTCATCAAACTAAGGAATCGTTGAAGAGCATGCTAACCCACATACACTCTCCCCCCATTCAGTATATAAGATACAATGGAGGTAGCAATGATACTAATGTAATCTTTATGCAATAtcatcaggggaggggggggtgttttaTGACCAATAGGACTTGAGAAGTTTAGCAGATAATTACAGACTGGCAATGGAGAAACTATATTTGATATTCATCACTTCAGAAAGAGGTCGAGTAGAGTTgcagttgaataaaaaaaataataataataaataaattaatcttACATAATTAACCTTCTCCCAAagaatatattttgtttttagaaaTCAGATTTCCTGAATATTATCCCAATGTGTGGAGAGTTGGGTGCATGAAatatttcatgtttgtgtgttgtagtttgttttttttcccccgtccctCTTGATCTTTCTtgtattcttctctcttttccttgccCTGTCTTGATCTTGTCACAGTTTTGTGTTGTGGGGTTATTTGGTTTCTTCCCCCCATACTCTATGTACTGAAAAATACAGTGACATTGCTATCAACAGAACATTCAAtgtccaaccccaccccaccatccagaCAAGTATCTCTACAgattttggttttggggttgttggtcgTTTTGTTTTCCCTGATATTCTATGGACTGAAAAGAACATCAGCAGCACTATCAACAGAACATTCAAATTCAGTGTTACCCCCACTGACAGGTACAAATTTCCACAGTTTTgttttaggtttgtttgtttttccctgatACTCTATGGactgaaaaaaacgaaacaaaacaaaaaaactatgtcACAGCGCTATCAACAAAATGTTCAATGCTTCCACCCAACAGGTATCTCCACATGAGCATCATCCACCTGCTGCCGGATGTGTCACTCAAGGTGATCTCGGTAGCCCCGCACCCGGACTGTGTCAACATCCCCAACATGCTGCACCAGACGCCCCTGCACCTGGCAGTGGCCACGCGACAGCCACTGGTGGTGCGCCGGCTGATGGTGGCAGGCTCGAACCTGGACGCCCCAGACCACTGCGGCAACACGCCGCTGCACATCGCCTGCAAGGAGGGCCTGGTGGATATGGCCCAGCTGCTGCTGACCTCCATCCAGTACCAGGAGACGCTGGCCAGCCAGTACCCCCCGCCCCTGCAGAGGTTGCCCCAGGACCTGTCCCTGCGCAACTACgaaggtgaggagagaggaggagagagagggggtggtgtgggggggggggggaagattgaggggtggggtgggggggtgttggggggttgtgaggaatggtgtgtgtaacactgtatgtgtggtatgtatttatcatttttattttatgtctCCGCAATAACTTTCGGTTATGAAGAGggtggtgtgtatgttgggggtggtggggaatggtgtgtgtgtgttgggggttggggatggtggcTGTATGTgtttatggtggtgtgtgtgtggtgggtgtggctgggtgtgtgtgtagtgtgtgtgtgtctgtgcaagtgGATGATGGGAGAGGTGAAGCCAGAAGAGAGCTCGGAGAGCAGGGAGTGGCTGGTTAAAAAAGGAGCTGAGGGGTGAAGGAGGTAAGAAatgaagtagaaaaaaaacaaattttatGTAGCCTAAATCATATATGTTGCAGTTCACTGAGATGTAAAGATTTACACATTTTTAGCTGTTAAGGCTGGATGTTAATGACTTTGTATTTTCAAAACCCAATCCCTACAGAGTGGTAGAATATCTAGAAAAGGTTCCACTTGAATTTTTGgtggattgttttgttgtttttgctttctgtttgttttaactgTTTCTGTAAATAAAATAGACTAACCCCAGTGTTTTTCTTCACCCCTGTTTTCAGGATACACCTGCGCACACCTGGCGCTTCAGGGGGGACACCTGGACGTGCTTCAGCTCCTCCTGGCTAAAGGAGCCAACATCAATGAACCCGACGGCAAGAGTGGACGCACCTTGCTGCACATGGCAGCGGACCTGGGCTACCTGCCCGCGCTGCAGCTGCTGCTTCGCCAACAGGGCCTGCAGCTCAATGCTCGCACCTACGCAGGGCTGACGGCCGTGACCTTGGCCCACGGGAGGCACCTGAACCACGTGGTGGACCTCCTTCACCACGCCGGGGCCGACCTCTCCCAGATTGCTGAGGACTCCTGGGCCGGGGCCGGTGGGGAGTCCACCGATGAGGAGATGGTGAGTgcttttagatgtgtgtgtgtgtgagtactttttttttttttttttcgttattttttgtttgtttttttttgggtggggggtggggttaaatttttgtttggttttctgttttgTAATTGTTTGTCAGTACTAAATTTTCTGGTTCTCTGGggggttttctctttttttctgtttttatttgtttttgtttttgtttttttctaattccTGTGGATATATTTGGTTGTGGTTGGGATTGTGACAGTTGTGTTTTTGTAAAGAACCCAGAGCAgatttcaggatagtgtgcttTATAAgtattgattcttcttcttcttctcattattattattattgagttgTGGTGTCACTTTGTTCTGAGGGATGCTGGAGAGAACTTGGGGTAAAGTGTGCTTTACATTTCCTGAGAAATGTTCATTAGTTTGCAGAACTACTTCAGATGTACTTGTATGAGAGCGTGAACCTTGTGGAAGTTACTTTCAGCAGTCAGATCAAAAGAAAGGAGAGCTAACTGtattgagttctttttttttttctttctttcttataataAATTCAGTTTTGATCAGCAAGAATGAATTCAAAGAAGAACATTtattcagttcagctcagctgtAATCTAAGTGCATCTCTCTGTATTTTATAACGACAAAGTGTGTGATAACTAATGTATGTGTATCTCGCTGTGTTTCAGAATGACAGTGTGTACGACGACATCTGCATCAACGGGCAGCCTGTACAGGTCAGCTGAAGGAAGAGGCAGGAGTGGTGCTCTGAATTCGGCAGGTGCCCCTTTGACGGGATGTCACTctcctccacaacccccaccaccaccaccgctggcAGATCAGATCACCCACAATGTCCTGCTGGCATCACATATCAAAACAGCGTCACCCCCTCGACGTCATTCCCACAGCTGTCTCTCAAGGGCAACACGACAGCATGACCAAATGTCCCCTGACGTACCTCCTGTTGGTGACGCCTCGGTTGGTTGCCCCATGGTGGAAATCTTGTTGCGTGGAG contains:
- the LOC143280805 gene encoding NF-kappa-B inhibitor alpha-like, whose product is MADLPRHDLETDEVPMDLQLRRVRTHGRVPQLHPGITPDDKHPFSTIHEDRVDSGVGYSLESQEFSALSVEGVQDFLSTDRGRSCFRQMMDNRCASSRADSISASLQNQLRNLSLRDGASDLTKDSSSSVLRSSRCDSGIGDSVSFSSLEERPFQLEAAFPECAPSSVSYDCGTFSHQELQELFSQDEDGDSYLHMSIIHLLPDVSLKVISVAPHPDCVNIPNMLHQTPLHLAVATRQPLVVRRLMVAGSNLDAPDHCGNTPLHIACKEGLVDMAQLLLTSIQYQETLASQYPPPLQRLPQDLSLRNYEGYTCAHLALQGGHLDVLQLLLAKGANINEPDGKSGRTLLHMAADLGYLPALQLLLRQQGLQLNARTYAGLTAVTLAHGRHLNHVVDLLHHAGADLSQIAEDSWAGAGGESTDEEMNDSVYDDICINGQPVQVS